The following proteins are encoded in a genomic region of Lactiplantibacillus plantarum:
- a CDS encoding amino acid ABC transporter substrate-binding protein/permease: MRKWQVAVVMLLAALGSWFAIGTQAQAKTYTIATDTTFAPFEFQVKGGKYKGIDIDILKAIAKKENFNYKLKALSFGAAVQQLSANQVDGVIAGMNITAERKQTFDFSDAYYTSGVVMAVAKDSKVKTFKDLKGKTVALKTGTAGATYAKSIQSKYGFKIKYFNDSNNMYNDVKVGNSAACFEDYPVMSYGIKNGIALKIVSKQHEAGDYGFAVKKGKNAELLKKFNAGLKAIKADGTYKKIINKYLKSSEASLTGEDASSRTFIGLFTQNLDTIGSGLWMTLELTVISIILATILGLILGVLGVMPGKLGPAISSTIIYIFRGMPLMVLAFFIYIGFPDLIGHGFKIPAFVAGMITLMLNEGAYTGAFVKGGFAAVDDGQMEAARSLGLPYWTAMRKVIMPQGIRIMIPSFINQFIITLKDTSILSVIGIVELTQTGTLIIARNFEGFKIWLMIAIIYLIIITLLTWLSNWVQRRIN; encoded by the coding sequence ATGAGAAAGTGGCAAGTTGCAGTTGTCATGTTGTTAGCAGCGTTGGGAAGCTGGTTTGCGATTGGTACCCAGGCCCAGGCTAAGACGTATACGATTGCGACGGATACAACCTTTGCGCCGTTCGAATTTCAGGTCAAGGGTGGTAAGTATAAGGGAATTGATATCGATATTTTGAAGGCAATTGCCAAAAAAGAAAATTTCAATTATAAATTAAAAGCGCTTAGTTTCGGTGCCGCTGTTCAGCAGCTTAGTGCGAACCAAGTTGATGGGGTAATTGCCGGAATGAATATTACGGCTGAACGGAAGCAGACGTTTGATTTTTCAGACGCTTACTATACTTCCGGGGTGGTCATGGCTGTGGCTAAAGATAGCAAGGTCAAAACGTTTAAAGATTTGAAAGGTAAGACCGTGGCCCTTAAAACGGGGACAGCTGGTGCAACCTATGCGAAGTCGATTCAGAGCAAGTACGGCTTCAAAATCAAGTATTTCAATGACTCGAATAACATGTATAACGATGTTAAGGTCGGCAACTCGGCTGCTTGTTTTGAAGACTATCCCGTGATGTCATACGGAATCAAGAATGGCATCGCGTTGAAGATTGTTTCCAAGCAACACGAGGCCGGCGACTATGGTTTCGCAGTTAAAAAAGGTAAAAACGCGGAACTGTTAAAGAAATTTAACGCGGGTCTCAAAGCGATTAAAGCGGATGGTACTTACAAAAAGATCATTAACAAGTACTTGAAGTCTAGTGAAGCATCCTTAACGGGTGAAGACGCAAGCAGTCGGACCTTTATTGGCTTGTTCACCCAAAACTTGGATACGATTGGCTCAGGGTTATGGATGACCTTGGAATTAACGGTTATTTCAATTATTTTAGCGACGATCCTCGGACTGATTCTTGGGGTCTTAGGCGTTATGCCGGGTAAACTTGGTCCGGCCATCTCCAGTACGATTATTTATATTTTCCGTGGGATGCCATTGATGGTGTTGGCCTTCTTTATTTACATTGGGTTCCCAGACCTGATTGGGCACGGCTTTAAGATTCCCGCGTTCGTTGCTGGGATGATTACGTTGATGCTTAACGAAGGGGCCTATACCGGAGCCTTTGTTAAGGGGGGCTTTGCCGCGGTCGACGATGGTCAAATGGAGGCGGCCCGTTCACTCGGGTTGCCATACTGGACGGCTATGCGCAAGGTTATTATGCCCCAAGGAATTCGAATCATGATTCCGTCGTTCATTAACCAATTTATTATCACGCTGAAGGATACGTCAATTCTATCCGTTATTGGGATCGTTGAATTAACCCAAACTGGGACGTTGATTATTGCCCGGAACTTCGAAGGCTTTAAGATTTGGTTAATGATTGCGATTATTTATCTGATTATCATTACGTTATTAACATGGTTATCTAACTGGGTTCAAAGGAGGATTAACTAA
- a CDS encoding LURP-one-related/scramblase family protein, with the protein MRKLYFSRNSFAQGARIVRDAHNQSHYLLVGRWGRRQDALSLYAIQGELLAEIRQTTLGLLPKFDLYYNRQNVGSISKTLGFWHEMLYVRKLRWIIMGSLSAENYRVYHGTELIMTMRPVVTTNGEAFELAITDQSTEPLCICIAAILDHWQKPTNRARTPVAKKGLNVSFGESNYTLTPRNKVPQH; encoded by the coding sequence ATGCGTAAATTATATTTCAGCCGCAATAGCTTCGCCCAAGGTGCCCGGATTGTTCGCGATGCGCACAACCAATCTCACTATCTCTTAGTTGGTCGGTGGGGGCGGCGCCAAGACGCGCTCAGTTTATACGCGATCCAAGGTGAGCTACTTGCCGAAATTCGACAAACAACCCTCGGATTGTTGCCAAAATTCGATTTATACTATAACCGTCAAAACGTCGGTTCTATTAGTAAAACGCTGGGCTTCTGGCATGAAATGCTCTATGTTCGCAAGCTTCGCTGGATTATCATGGGAAGCTTGAGTGCCGAAAACTACCGCGTTTATCATGGTACTGAATTAATCATGACGATGCGACCAGTTGTCACCACTAACGGTGAAGCATTTGAATTAGCAATTACTGATCAATCCACAGAACCACTGTGTATTTGCATTGCGGCGATCCTGGATCACTGGCAAAAGCCGACCAACCGCGCGCGGACACCAGTTGCGAAAAAGGGACTCAATGTTAGCTTTGGTGAAAGTAATTATACATTGACACCCCGTAATAAGGTGCCCCAACACTAA
- a CDS encoding amino acid ABC transporter ATP-binding protein, which translates to MAKVIVKDLHKSYGDNEVLKGLNLEVQDNEVVCMIGPSGSGKSTFLRCLNDLEVPTQGQVVISGYDLSDKGTNINLVRENIGMVFQHFNLFPHLSVLQNITLAPTQLKKESQQEAEKTARDLLATVGLSDKADAMPKSLSGGQKQRVAIARALAMHPKIMLFDEPTSALDPEMVGDVLDVMKKLAADGMTMIVVTHEMGFAKEVADRVVFMADGLIQETGKPEDVFEHPQSPRLQDFLQKVINV; encoded by the coding sequence ATGGCGAAAGTAATTGTCAAAGATTTGCATAAAAGCTACGGCGATAACGAAGTCTTGAAAGGGTTAAACCTTGAAGTTCAAGATAACGAAGTAGTCTGCATGATTGGACCATCTGGTTCTGGTAAGAGTACGTTTTTACGCTGCTTAAATGACTTGGAAGTTCCAACACAAGGGCAAGTTGTCATTAGCGGTTACGATCTTTCTGACAAGGGGACTAACATTAATTTGGTCCGTGAAAATATTGGGATGGTGTTCCAACACTTTAACTTATTTCCACACCTATCAGTGTTACAAAATATTACCTTAGCACCGACTCAACTCAAAAAGGAAAGTCAACAGGAAGCTGAGAAAACGGCGCGTGACTTACTTGCTACGGTCGGCTTGTCCGATAAGGCGGATGCCATGCCTAAGTCCTTGTCTGGTGGGCAAAAGCAGCGGGTGGCCATCGCTCGAGCGCTAGCCATGCATCCGAAAATCATGTTGTTTGATGAACCAACTTCAGCACTGGATCCCGAAATGGTCGGGGATGTGTTGGATGTTATGAAGAAATTAGCCGCAGATGGTATGACGATGATTGTGGTCACGCACGAAATGGGCTTTGCCAAGGAAGTGGCCGACCGGGTCGTCTTTATGGCGGATGGGTTGATTCAAGAAACGGGGAAGCCTGAGGATGTATTCGAACACCCACAAAGTCCCCGGTTACAAGATTTCTTACAAAAAGTGATCAACGTTTAA